The DNA window TAACGTATCTAGTTTTATTTGAGCCTGTTTTGCATTGCCCAAATCGATTACTTCAATCATTTCACATTCATCTCTAATCATCTCCGATATGAGACTAGGATAATGACGGCAGTCCTCTGGTCTGTCTAAGTATATGCTGCATGTATATTTAGTTTGAGCGGATGCACTTTTGGGCGGTTCAATTTCTAAAAACGGACACCGTGTTAGCTGA is part of the Glaciecola nitratireducens FR1064 genome and encodes:
- a CDS encoding YkgJ family cysteine cluster protein, translated to MKECNQCGKCCIKYGDGALSATKEEIDLWELFNPDIFKFVKDHEIWFDPTSGIQLTRCPFLEIEPPKSASAQTKYTCSIYLDRPEDCRHYPSLISEMIRDECEMIEVIDLGNAKQAQIKLDTLMRDSRSSG